From the Nodularia sphaerocarpa UHCC 0038 genome, the window TTCTCGCTCTTCTGGAGCAACTTGAAACTTCAGTAGTTCTATCACCACACCTTTTAATTCCCTCTGTTGTGTTTACGAATTTGCCAAAATAGAGATGTAGGCTAAAATCACCACTTTTCCAGCATAGCTTGATTGTATACACTCAAGCAGCCCAGTCAGCTAGTGGGAAATCATCAAGAGGAAGGGAGTATGGATAATAATAACTGGTTACAACAGTTAATGATGCTCGGTATTGGTACAACGTCTTTGGTAGCGGAAAAAATGCGGCAAGTTAGCGATGATTTAGTTAAGGACGGTAAACTTGATCCTGAGCAAGCTAAGGCGGTCATGGATGACGTTGTACAGCAATTAAAGTCAGAGCAGGGAAACTTGGAAGAGCAAATGCAACGACAAATGCGGAATATGATGCAGGATTTGGGCGTGGCTCGTCAGTCTGAAGTGGATGAATTACGGGGGAGAATTGACCGTTTAGAGCGTCAACTGCGTGATTTAGAAAATAAGCTTTGGCGATAAAATGCCCTTTCTGATTTACACTAAATTGTGTCCTGTTGGTAATCTTAAATAATGCCAGATTGCCTAATTAGGGAGGGCTAATTTTGAAATCAATTTTACTCAGCGTGGGTTTCATGCTGGTCTGTGTTGTGGTTTTGGTAGTAGCACAAGTTAACAATAATGTCAACTCTGCTCTTGCTGCTAATTTGACCGAAACTACACCAGCACCCACTAGTGTCACGAAAAACCAAACCTTGATTGCGAGCAATACTATGTCTGATGCCAATGTCGTAACCAACCCATCTGGACTGAAATATATTGAATTAGAAGAAGGAACTGGCGCGACTCCTAAACCTGGACAAAAGGTTGCAGTTCACTACACCGGTACTTTAGAAGATGGTACTAAGTTTGATAGTTCACGCGATCGCGGTAAACCCTTCGAGTTTAATATCGGTACCGGACAAGTAATTAAAGGTTGGGACGAAGGACTCAGCACTATGAAAGTAGGCGGTCGTCGTCAGTTAATCATTCCCGCAGAGTTAGGTTATGGCTCCCGTGGTGCTGGTGGTGTGATTCCACCCAATGCTACTTTGCTATTTGACGTTGAATTGGTGGGTATTAAGTAGGCAATAGGGGCTGAGGATTGAAGTCTAGGAAAAATCACACCTATTTCTTCTTTCCCCATGCCCCAATTACGAATTATTAATAGACATCGACCCAATTTAAATATGCGTTTACCAGAAGCCTTGTAGAGACGTTCCATGGAACGTCTCTACATTTTTTGTCGGCGATGTCTAATAATTACCTTGTCTGGCTAAATTTTTAAACTTTGTAAACTGCGGATCAAATAAAAGCTTAACAGTACCTGTGGGACCGTTGCGGTGTTTAGCGATGATAGCTTCTGCAATCCCCCGATCAGGACTGTCAGGATTATAATAATCATCGCGGTATAACATGACTACTAAATCCGCGTCTTGCTCAATACTGCCACTTTCCCTCAAATCTGAGAGCATGGGGCGCTTATTGGTGCGTGCTTCCACCCCACGACTCAACTGTGATAGAGCAATCACTGGCACAGATAATTCCCGCGCTAAACCTTTGAGAGAACGGGTAATTTTTGATAATTCTTGAACGCGGTTATCACCAGCACCTTCCATTAATTGCAAATAATCTATCACAACTAATCCTAATTCAGTTCCCTGTTCTGCTTGCAGTCGCCTGGCTTGACTACGCATTTGGGTGATGGTAATATTAGATGTGTCATCAATAAAAATGGGCATCTCTGAAAGCATACCAATAGCACGGCTTAAAGGTTCCCATTGTGTTTGACTAATGCGCCCACTCCGCAAATAACTAGTTTCAATTCCCGCTTCACTAGCCAATAGTCTCTGTACTAGCTGTTCTTTAGACATTTCTAAACTAAAAAAGGCCACGGGTAATTTGTAACCAGCCGCGATGTTGTGAGCAAGATTTAAACAAAATGCCGTTTTCCCCATTGATGGTCTACCGGCGATAATAATCAAATCAGAACGCTGGAAGCCACTGGTTAAGGAATCTAAATCATAGAAGCCGCAAGGAATACCGGGTAAGGCAATGCCTTGGTGACGGCTTTCAATATCTTGAAAGGTATTAATCAGGGTATCAGAAATGTGAGTTAAACCTGATTGGGGACGTTCTTGAGTAACACCAAAAACTTTCTGTTCTGCTTGATCTAAAACTGTTGGTAATTCGGTTTCTGTCTCGTAACCAAGATGGACAATTTCGTTACCAGCTTTAATTAACTGTCGGCGCAGGTACTTTTCCATTACCAGCCTGGCTAAGGCATCGATGTTAACTGCTGATACTGTGCGATCTACGAGGGTGGCTAATTTATTTCTCCCACCAATGCGGGCGAGAATATCGTTATCGGCTAGCCAACTTGTGACTGAGAGTAAGTCTGTGGGTTTACCTTGAGCGTGAAGGCGCAGGGCTGCTTGATAGATATCTTTGTGAGCGCTGATGTAGAAGGCTATTGGTAAGAGGCGATCGCTCACTCTCCCAATGGCTTCTGGATCAAGTAAAATTCCCCCCAAAATCGCTTCTTCTGCTTCAATATTTTGGGGTGGTAGGCGATCGCTACCATCGCCTTGAAAACTCAGTTCTTCAGACATAAGCGATTTCAACTTGGATGGGATTGACTCAGCAATTCTTTTGTACAGACGCTATCAATCGCCTCTGGTACTGATTTAGACACTGACAAATAAAAAATCTGACAACTTTTCTTGTGGAGTAGGCATCACCAAGGACGGGCAGGATGCCCATCCCACAAGATGGGATAATTTATTGTCTGCTGTTCCCTTAACTGGCTACAACTTCAATATTAACTTGAGCCGTTACGTCAGAATGTAGCTTGACTTCGGCTTGGTAAGTTCCCAGATGGTTAATATCAGGAATGGTAATACCACGACGATCAATTTCTTGACTGGTAGCCGCCTGAATTGCGTCTGCGACATCTTGAGTCGTGACTGTACCGAAAATTGCTTCGTTTTCACCAAGGGGTTTGGAAATTTGCAAGCTGCCAATTTTTTCTAAAGCTGCTTTTTGCTCTAAAGCTTGTTGACGAAGTTCTAATTGGCGTTGAAACTCTTTCTCGCGACGGCGTTCTACTTGTTTGAGAATACCGGGAGTAGCATGAGTTGCCAATTTCTGGGGAATGAGATAATTACGAGCATAGCCGGGAGCTACGTCTACTAAATCGCCTAATTTTCCCAGTTTGCTAATATCTTGATTTAAAACTAACTGTACACGTTTCGCCATCGGTTTCTTTTTTTCCTGTAAAATCTGATTAACTTGGGTTTTAGCAGCATAGCTCACAATCACCAGCAGCTTTGCTTATAACCTAAAGCTTACAGATCCTAGCGAATCGTAGGGTGCGATCGCAACTATTTAGTTGTCAAAAAATTCCGATGCGATTGCACTGGGCTGCAATTAATCACTATAAAACGCTTTTTTTCAGTTTACGAAGTTGATTTTTCACCTGTTCGAGAGTTGCTTGCAACTGATTTTTTTCTATCGGTGCTGGTATATTCGCCGCAGGTAACGCTGGATTCAGATGACGGTAATGTTCCCAAATTTCCCAGTAGGGACAACCGGGTTGAATCCGAATCCCCGCCCAGTGGAGATATTGTAGCGGTTGATTGACTGTAGGATCAAAGAGAATATTGCCTTGGGGCTGAAAGTGGGGAGTTCCCGCCCAATTTCCCGGTGCTTTACCCTCTCGCCGAACTATATTGAAGCGACGTGAAATCCGCTTCAGCAACATATAGTTGATAATTGGTTGGTCAGAAGTCTTTTCAGAAAAGTCAAAGTATTCTGGATGGGCTGCACACTCGGTAAAAATTTCATATAAATCATTTTCCGAGACTAAGTTTTTTTTGGAACCCCAAAACCCACCGTTAAAAATATCTTTAACTTCTGCTTCAGTAAAGATTTTATCTTCTAATACCTGGGAACTAAAAACATTTTTAATTCCACCTAAATGTTGATAATCACAACAAATAAAATCTGCTTTAGCTAGATAATTGAGATTATCAATAATCTTTTCAAAAACGACAATATCGGTATCAATGTACAAAAATTCATCAAAGGGACCAAACCAACAAGCCTGCTTGCGAAATTGATTGGGACGAGCGAAAAACTTACCCCCGAAAGTTTCATGTAATTTTCCCGCTAGACGATCAATAAAATCTAAGTCTTCGTAAACTTGGACTTTATAATGTTGGTTAAGTGTTTCGGCTATTTTATGATAGTTATCATCATAAGGAATTATGATAATTGGTGTATTTGCGTCATGCAATCTGATACTATTTAGGAGTGCGATCGCCTGCTCCAAAACTTTGTCATTAGCAATAATATAAATTCCGCGACTCATGTTATTTACCTCTACCTGTTAATCCTAACTTTTTCAAAACTTTCGTAGCTAAACTGGGAGGGGCGTTATAAGCCTTCGCTTTAGTGGTAAATTTTGGTCGCTTGTCTGGTTCGTGTAGATAGCGATAATGCAAGAACACATCCCGATAGGGAAAATCAATATTTTCTCCCTGACAAACTTGCTGAAATAATTGCGATTTTAAGCCAATATAGTGAATATAAGTTAATCGTTTCCCGTGATCATATAAAATATTATCTTCAGCTTGAAAATGAGCAGAACTTACACAACAGCCTGTTTTCTGAGCTTTAGTCAGTTCCAGAGCCAAGTTACAGCTAGAGATTCCCGAACGCATTACCATATAATTGAGAATAGTTTGGTCAGGAGCCATATCATAGAGAATTTCGGCTTCTCCTGCGCGGAGTTTTTCTAGTAATAATTCTCGCATTTGGGCATCAAATACCCCTTTTTTAGAACCATAAAATCCCGAACAAAATATTTCAGTTTGCAGTCGTTCTGGTGAAAATATTTCGGTTAATTTTGCCGAAGATTGATGATAAACATGAGATAAATCTGTGTACTGAAAATCATATACTACCCAATCATTGTGATTTAACTGGTTAAAAACTTCTGTTAATGGACTCATTAATAAAGTGTCGGCATCCATATAGACAAAGCGGTCAAAAGGTCCATCAAATGCACCATAACGTCTATGAGTACCAACACGATAATATTTGTAATTACCTAATTTCAACCAATGTGCTTGGGCGCTGGGGTGAGCATCCCAAATCTGGCAAACAAACTCATCCCATTGCTGAATTGACTCTTGATTATCGTAAATCTGCACATTAGGGCGATGAGCAATTTCGGCAGTAATTTGTGTTGTATTATCATCATAAGGATAGATGCAAACGGGCATATTTTGCCCATAAATTGCCTCGATACTATTAAGTAAAGCCACGAGTTGTTGATAAACTCGGTCGTTAGCCAGGGTACAAATACCATCCATATAAAAATTCCCAATTTAGCCAGAAACTTGAGCAACAAATTCTGATAACCAGTTCATTAGATTTAATTTATGTAAAATAATTTGTCTAGCTTCTGCGATCGCATCTTTAGCAGCATACCAAGCATCAGGAGTAGCTGTCACTTCCTGGATGTAGGCAATACCTTTTTCATCCAAACTTGGTAACCGCAAAAAGCTCCCCGGTGGTAATAATTTATCAGCAGCAGAACCACCATAATAAATTGGTAGGCACCAAGCCAATAAAGAATCCCATAATTTTTCACTCACATACCAATCATTTTCGGCATAATTTTCAATGGCGAGATTGTAATAATAAGGAGCCATACCATGCCATTTGTTACCCACTTCCCCCGAATTTTTCGACCATGAAGGCAAATTGCGCCCATACAAATCAAATTTAATTTCATGAGATTGTAGGGACTGTAAAAAGTCTAACCTCTGGCGATGGTTGGCTGTGCGGTTAATACCAGAAGTAATCCAACTACAAGGGTAAACTTTTTCGGGTGGTGGCATTTCATTTAATTCCCGAAACGAGTTACCATGATACCAAATTGCAGGCATATAGTCAGGAGTTGGCGCAAAATCATCAGGGCCAGAAATATAACCGCAATATTTTTCTGCTTCCTTATAACTACGTTTAGCAACGTCGATAACTTCAGTTAATGGTGGTTCCCGCAAAAGATAAATTACGCGTTCTGGCGGAACACCACGCAGGATAGAGTTGATGTTTACCTCTGATTTTTGCGGTTTTTTACCTAACTTTTCCCACCAGGGTTGGGGCTGGGGAGGTTTGGGAAACTCGAACTGATACATCAACAGGAAATCTGGTTTTGCTTGCAGCGCCTGCATTTGTATATTGTTCCAAATCCCAAAGTAATTTGGAGTTTGTGGCCACAGCCAATCTTCTCTTTTATTAAGATTTGGATAGCTGCTGATCATGCCAATCGTTTTAATACTCATGTTAATTTATCATTTGAGGATGGAGTGTTTTATCAATATAACTCATGATTTTTGCTGCTCGATTTTCCCAATCAAATTTTTGAACAAATTCGATTGAATATCCTAAGTATGCTGCATTTGTTGATTGGAATAGGTGAGCTTGTGGTTTTGGTAATTCTTCTTTAAGATAGAATATATAGTGTTTTTTTGAATCAGCATTTTTCATAATTTAAATATTTGATTTCCAAATTTTTCTAAATCTTCAATTAAAGATTTAGCAGCATGATATGATTCGATAATCAGTTTACTTTTCCCTGGCTGTATTGGTTTTAAGCTATTATCTAAAAAGGACAGGATACTGATTATTGTATGGAGATGTTGGCGAGCTTTTTCGGCAATTTGCTCAAAGGTTGGATACTTGGTAATGAGATTTTGATGAGGGGATGATAGTAATTGCTCTTGGATTTGTAATTGAATAATATCTTCTAATATATCAACTGTTGTTATGGTTTTTAGAGTTGATTTATAGGATTTTGTAATTAATTCTTGCTGTTCTTGGGCATTGGCTACCATACCATCAATTAATAAGTTTAAGAACCCAATCATTGAGTTGAACCGCGTCCGAAGTTCGTCAGAGATGCGGATGAAGCTTTGGCTGCTTTTGGTGGAAATTTTCGGGCGATCGCTAAATTGCATGGAATACAGACGTGAGTAGTAACCACCCCTTTGTAAAAGTTCTTGATGAGTTCCTACCTCTACTACACGTCCTTGTTCTAACACAGCAATTTGATCAGCTTTCTGGACTGTGGAAAGGCGATGAGCAATTACTAAGGTTGTGCGAGTGCGACTGAGATCATCAAGTGCAGCTTGTACCAAGCGTTCGGAAACCGTATCTAAAGCGCTGGTGGCTTCATCTAAAATCAGAATTTCGGGATTTTGTAACAGGGCGCGAGCGATCGCTAATCTTTGTCTTTGTCCACCAGATAACATAACACCGCGATCGCCAATCAGGGTTTCAAATTCCTGGGGTAAGTTACTAATGAACTCGTAAGCATTAGCCCGCTTGGCTGCTGTGATAATCTCATCCACAGTAGCTGACGGTCGCCCATAAGCGATGTTATTCTGTACTGTATCATTGAATAAAAAGGTATCTTGACTGACAATTCCCATTTTCTTTCGCATAGATATGAGATCAAAGTCACGCAGATCCCTACCGTCGATGTTAATACTGCCAGATACCGGGTCATAAAATCTCGGTAACAGATCCGCCAAGGTGGATTTACCAGCACCAGAACCACCTACCAAAGCTAAAGTCGCACCACAGGGTAAAAATAAGTCTACATCTTTGAGTACTAGCTTTTGATGACCAGGGTAGGCAAAGGAAAGAGATTTAAAATGTATTCCCTCCTGTAATGTTGTGTAGGGAATATTCCCCTGATTCATAAAAGGCTTATTATCTCGATTTAAAAAATCAGTGACTATGGCTACACTTGTAGAACTATTAGCAAAGCTACTACGCAGACTATTTAACTGAGAAATTAATGGCAATAATCGCAGCAGCACTAATAAATATGTTAATAGTACGGCGGAAAGAGTAGAAATTTGCTCTGAAAAGAAAGTTCGGCTCAAAAATATAATCACCAGTAAAGATGCAATTCCCATTACCTCACTGATTGGTGCGATCGCTTGCGAATTAACTTGAGATTGAAAATCGGCTGCTTCGCGATCGCGTATGAGTTTTTTAATTCGGAAATATTCTTTCGCTTCATTTCCCGTCGCTTTCACCAATCTTATGCCATTCAGTGTTTCTAGCACAGCAATTGAATAGGCTTTAGACATTTCACTCAGTTGCTTACCAAAGCTTTTAGAACGGTAAATAGCATACTGATTTATTAGAGTCACAAAAGATAGTAAAAAAGCCGAAGCAACTGTCAATTGCCAAGAAATTGACAGCAATATGATCACAAAAACTGAAATAGTAATTACTAAAATAACTAATTTTATTATATTAGACATAGCATTGGCAGTCCGACTAATTTCTCCACCAAGGCTGTTGATTAAATCGCCAACTTTCATCTTGGCATAATAATCTATATCCACCTCCATTAATAATTTCAGTCCAGATTCGCGGATATCTGATGTCAGCATTCGTGTAAAAGAACTCGATGACAATACACTGGTATAAGTAGCTATATTTTTAAAAATAATTGTCAACAAAATTGCCCCAGCCATTACCCCTACACGGTAATTTTCTGGGACGTTATCAAATGGGTTTATAATAATTTTGAGAATTGGGGGAGCATTAGTAAAATCTACCTCTTGACCGACAATTTTTAAAATTACTGGCACAATCAGCGCTGTACTAACCCCATTAAATAAGGCTCCAGAAAATCCCAATAATATCGTTATTACAATCCAACCTGGATAGGGTTTGGCAAATTTTAGTAGTAATTTACTGGTAGACATCAGTTATATATATGACAATTTAGTTATTATTTATGTAATTTATCAACTTATGGTATATTTGGCAATGACGCATTTATACACATAGATACCATATTCTCTCTACTTTAAAAATTAAGTAATCCCCTAAATAAAGGTAATGATATTGTAAAAGTTTACATAGCTATACCTCAACTTTATGGCAGCTTTAAAAAACCACAACTAAAAGTTTATAATTGGGAAATTAGAGACTTAAGAGTCAAACCCATCGCCTCTATACTATATTTTTCCACACATCTAGCCCTAGCTCTTTCGCCACGCTGATTTGCTAACTCCAAATTCTCAAATATCAATTGAATTTGTTCCGCAATTTCTTCAGGAGAACTAGGTTTAACTAAATAACCAGTTTCACCCAAAATTTCGGGAATATCTCCAACTATCGTTGATAATACAGGTTTAGCCATTGCCATTCCATCAGAAAGCTTCAGAGGAAACTGAGCGCGAGCAGTGAGAGTATCTCGCTGAGGAACAACTATAATATGAGCAGCAGCTAATACATGAGGCATAACTTCTATCGGACACCTTGGTAACTTAATAATCCAACGTCCCCACTTTTCCATCAGCTGCTCATCATAATTATCATAAGGACTACCACCCACAATTACTAGTCTTAAATCTGGCTGATTTAACTGCTCCAATGCTATTAAAACATCTTCCACCCCCTTGTGAGGTCTGGGTGCGCCGGGAAACATCAAAATTCTCAACCCAGAAAGACCATAATATTCTCTGCTAATTTCAGAATTATAATTATTGGGGTCAAATATTGCCGTATCTTTGCCATTAGGCACATATACACCGCCAAAGCGCTGTTGGAGGAATTGAGTATCTATAGTGATTGCATTTGCGCGAGATACTAAATTTTCTATCCACTTGACATAAAGCGGATGGTCGGGAAATCTCAATGCACCATTCTTTTTAAAGATATCTCTATATAATTGTTTGGGAGTTGGACTATACTTCCAGTCATCGCCACCATACCAACTTAATTCCCAGTCATCCATATCTAATAGTAAAGGACGTGAAACAGTGAATTTCTTGAGGAGAGAAACACCAAAACTCGTTGGCTTTGGTTTAACTGCATAAATAATATCACCATCTATTTTTTGCAAAAGCTGTTTGGCAGATCCAAAAAACTCAGGATAGTTTTTGCCTGGAATTGAAACAACTGGTATTCCTAGTGGTGGTTTAGCATATAGTTCTTGTCCAAATAAAAATCCTATTACCTCTACTTCATAAGATATTTTTTGAAGTGTTTGGGCTAATAAAAATGCTCTAACGCTTCCACCACCAGATAAATCACTAACAACTATTGATATTTTCATAGTTCTTAAAAAAAATGTTCAAGAAATGGCAGCATGGAAATAATATCAGCTAGAACTTTATTATTGGTAATTGATAAGTCTTTTTGAATTTGCTCTATTTTAGTGCCTTGTTTTCTATGACCCTTGCCCGTATAGTGGATAACATAGCTTTGAAAACGATGTTTAATCGGCTTTTTTTCTGGATTATTAACGATATATTTATCAGTTTTACATTTTTCTTCTTGATACTTTTTATATTCAGAAGAGATTGAACTAAGTAATCTATCATAAAAGTTCAATAGCTGATTTATCCTTCTTCCATATATAGCTCTACTGTTTTTAATTTGACTTGTATGATTGAATTTATAACCGATGTCATAAATTGGTATACTTAGCTTTTGGACAGTATAGTTTAATATGGTTTGCTCATGAAAGGCTCTTTTATTACTTGCCCATGTTACAAGATTATGATCTTTAGTAAATACTTGACGATGATATTGAGAAACTACCATGACACCGCTATTGAAGTATTTTCTCTCCCACCCTATATCTTCTAATTCTTTTTGAATATCTTTGACTGCTCCATCATGGAAATATGTATAGTTGCTAACTAGAAAAGCACCAAAATTATCTTCAGGGACAATTGCAAATAAATCTGGGCATTTAGCATCTACGATGATGTCTGTATCCATATAAATTATACGATCATACTTTTCTAATAAATTAGAAATTTGGTATTTTTCAAAATAAGGAACATCAAAACCCATCTTGAGATTGTTGATTTCTACAAAATTTGCTCCTATCTTTTCCGCATAAGCTCGTAAAAATGGGTGAGTAATTTCACCGAGGCGATTTGCAGCATCTCCAACACACAATGTAACTACAGCTTTCATGTATTTTCCTCACTTAATTTAGAAGTTCTATAACTTTTTGATAGAATTGCTGATTTGCATCTCTACATTCTGCTAAGGCATCTGGATACCTACGTGCTTCCTGTAGTTTATCCTGCCAATCATTTGGATTAAGGGGATCACAAAAAGGAACTTTATACTTCAAAGTATAAAATTTAGTCGAAAATGGAAAAGCCAAAACTTTTTTATTTAATAAAATTCCCCAGTACATCCCATGATAGGTATTAGTTAAAATTGTATCAGCTTCACCTAAAAATTTGATGATTTTACTAAAACTAACTTGAAAATCATCTGGGCTAAATAAGTTAAACAGTTTATTGATTTTTGTATGTTTATAATTAACTTGGTGATTTTCCATTACTGGAAAATTGAATTCATTCATGGGAAGTTTCCAGTTTGAATTGCCATGTTTATAAATTGCAAATTCATGTTTTACGTGATATTTTTTATCAAAAAGCTTACTCATACAACTTACACAAGGAACATAGTTAAAGCCTTGGTTATAATCTCTAATTCCATGCAAGTCGAATTTATCCATATATTGAGGATATTTTAACTCTCTATCTACATTTTCATAACCATTATGTCCTATTCCCCAGGATATTAATTTTCCCTTCCTATTATCAGCTATATAATTTAATTTTTCGGTAAAGAAATCTCTGGCGATTAATCCACCTCCACCGATAATAATGTTATTTTTCAAGATTTCTGGGTTATTCACAGTCATAATGTCAATTGCTTGTGTTTCTTTAGGAAATTTAAAGTAACGCAGCGGAGAAGACATGATATCTCCAACATTATTATCTCTTCTATGAATATTAAGTAGCATGAGTTAAAACTCCTGATTGTTACAGATTAGTTTAAAAGTTTTTGGAATTCGAGAGAAAAATTTTCCCAACTCAAATTTTCAACAGTCTTCCTGATATCTGTTTTAACTTTGTATGCTTGTTCAATTAGTTCACATATTGTCTCAACAGAACTGTTGATATCAAACATAAATCCATTTTCACCGTGAATAATCAAATCAGGAGCAAATCCAGTTTTGCTCGCTACAGCAACTACATTACACATCATCGCTTCTACTAATGGAATTGGTCCTCCTTCTAGCTTGGCCGTGGAAACAAAAATGTCCATTTGAGTATAATATTTGGGATAATCAGCATAGGGAGCTTCAATATAAGAAAAATTAGGTAATGCTTTCATTTCTGCAAATTTTTCGTATTTTTCCCATCCTTTGCCCAGCAGAATAAAATTTCTTGAAGGCATCATTTGAATAATATTAAAAATTCTTTCAGGTTCTTTTCGATAATAAAAGGCTGTACAGAAACCTACCGCACCATTTGAGCGTTCATGGGGTAGAAACATTTGTGGATCAGCCGCTCCTAAAATGTAGGTTACTTTCTTTGAGTTTAGTCCCTGTGAAATAAGAAGCCTGGCGAATTGCGAACAGGCACATATTACCTTGCTTGCTCTATTCAGTGCATAAATTAGTTCTTCGTTAGTGATTCCCAGGTCTGCACGAGGATGTGTATGCCAAACAAGTATCTTGCTTCCCCAAATATGAGGATTTAGTTTTAAGCAAACTGGTAAAAAAGAATAATGTGCAAAAAAGTAAGCTTTAGATGGTGGTAAAGACAATTCTGAATAATGGAAGCAATACTTACCAGGAAAGTAAGTGGCGATTTCTCTACATATAGCTTCAAGTATCCAACCCTTTGCCAAATCTAAGACGACAAATACTAAGTCATACTCTTCTACTATCTTTTCTGGGTGCGACTGAAGCTTCCATTTCCCTGTCAAAAATTTTAAGTAAGAAAGTCCATAAGGGATGATATAGGCGGGGCTAGAAAATGTTTTTTCTATCTGATACTTAATTTTCTTGAGTTTATTTTTAATATTCATAGGAATCATGTAATTTTGTTAGAGCTATTTTACAAGTTATTTAAATATATTTAATCCAAGAATTATTTATTGAGGCAAACCAAGTATATTTTTGACGGATTTTATTTTTCCTGATACAAAAGATATCAGCTTTTTTGAGCGTGGACCACGATATTTTTCATAGAGTAAAAAATTGGGTATAATTGATCTTAAGGCATTTAATATTTTGATGGAAGCTGTGTTAGTTGTTTTGATTTTTTTGTCGAATAAATAAACTGGTGTAGGTACTATTTTAATTAATCTATTAAATAAATCTTGATCTTTTTCTCTGATG encodes:
- a CDS encoding FKBP-type peptidyl-prolyl cis-trans isomerase — protein: MKSILLSVGFMLVCVVVLVVAQVNNNVNSALAANLTETTPAPTSVTKNQTLIASNTMSDANVVTNPSGLKYIELEEGTGATPKPGQKVAVHYTGTLEDGTKFDSSRDRGKPFEFNIGTGQVIKGWDEGLSTMKVGGRRQLIIPAELGYGSRGAGGVIPPNATLLFDVELVGIK
- a CDS encoding phasin family protein — translated: MDNNNWLQQLMMLGIGTTSLVAEKMRQVSDDLVKDGKLDPEQAKAVMDDVVQQLKSEQGNLEEQMQRQMRNMMQDLGVARQSEVDELRGRIDRLERQLRDLENKLWR
- a CDS encoding Npun_R2821/Npun_R2822 family protein; this encodes MDGICTLANDRVYQQLVALLNSIEAIYGQNMPVCIYPYDDNTTQITAEIAHRPNVQIYDNQESIQQWDEFVCQIWDAHPSAQAHWLKLGNYKYYRVGTHRRYGAFDGPFDRFVYMDADTLLMSPLTEVFNQLNHNDWVVYDFQYTDLSHVYHQSSAKLTEIFSPERLQTEIFCSGFYGSKKGVFDAQMRELLLEKLRAGEAEILYDMAPDQTILNYMVMRSGISSCNLALELTKAQKTGCCVSSAHFQAEDNILYDHGKRLTYIHYIGLKSQLFQQVCQGENIDFPYRDVFLHYRYLHEPDKRPKFTTKAKAYNAPPSLATKVLKKLGLTGRGK
- the dnaB gene encoding replicative DNA helicase — translated: MSEELSFQGDGSDRLPPQNIEAEEAILGGILLDPEAIGRVSDRLLPIAFYISAHKDIYQAALRLHAQGKPTDLLSVTSWLADNDILARIGGRNKLATLVDRTVSAVNIDALARLVMEKYLRRQLIKAGNEIVHLGYETETELPTVLDQAEQKVFGVTQERPQSGLTHISDTLINTFQDIESRHQGIALPGIPCGFYDLDSLTSGFQRSDLIIIAGRPSMGKTAFCLNLAHNIAAGYKLPVAFFSLEMSKEQLVQRLLASEAGIETSYLRSGRISQTQWEPLSRAIGMLSEMPIFIDDTSNITITQMRSQARRLQAEQGTELGLVVIDYLQLMEGAGDNRVQELSKITRSLKGLARELSVPVIALSQLSRGVEARTNKRPMLSDLRESGSIEQDADLVVMLYRDDYYNPDSPDRGIAEAIIAKHRNGPTGTVKLLFDPQFTKFKNLARQGNY
- a CDS encoding alpha-1,3-mannosyltransferase family protein — its product is MSRGIYIIANDKVLEQAIALLNSIRLHDANTPIIIIPYDDNYHKIAETLNQHYKVQVYEDLDFIDRLAGKLHETFGGKFFARPNQFRKQACWFGPFDEFLYIDTDIVVFEKIIDNLNYLAKADFICCDYQHLGGIKNVFSSQVLEDKIFTEAEVKDIFNGGFWGSKKNLVSENDLYEIFTECAAHPEYFDFSEKTSDQPIINYMLLKRISRRFNIVRREGKAPGNWAGTPHFQPQGNILFDPTVNQPLQYLHWAGIRIQPGCPYWEIWEHYRHLNPALPAANIPAPIEKNQLQATLEQVKNQLRKLKKSVL
- a CDS encoding glycosyltransferase family 10 domain-containing protein → MSIKTIGMISSYPNLNKREDWLWPQTPNYFGIWNNIQMQALQAKPDFLLMYQFEFPKPPQPQPWWEKLGKKPQKSEVNINSILRGVPPERVIYLLREPPLTEVIDVAKRSYKEAEKYCGYISGPDDFAPTPDYMPAIWYHGNSFRELNEMPPPEKVYPCSWITSGINRTANHRQRLDFLQSLQSHEIKFDLYGRNLPSWSKNSGEVGNKWHGMAPYYYNLAIENYAENDWYVSEKLWDSLLAWCLPIYYGGSAADKLLPPGSFLRLPSLDEKGIAYIQEVTATPDAWYAAKDAIAEARQIILHKLNLMNWLSEFVAQVSG
- the rplI gene encoding 50S ribosomal protein L9, translated to MAKRVQLVLNQDISKLGKLGDLVDVAPGYARNYLIPQKLATHATPGILKQVERRREKEFQRQLELRQQALEQKAALEKIGSLQISKPLGENEAIFGTVTTQDVADAIQAATSQEIDRRGITIPDINHLGTYQAEVKLHSDVTAQVNIEVVAS